A window of Daphnia pulicaria isolate SC F1-1A chromosome 10, SC_F0-13Bv2, whole genome shotgun sequence contains these coding sequences:
- the LOC124314244 gene encoding coiled-coil domain-containing protein 43-like has product MAASTVLDFDKWLSVKLKSLNTDESIFGDYIKGILEGEESQDEKIEALEGILVEISTTDGMTQNEICQEIINQWELCRAAAAEGKSDEAVRTAVDIQIARIMEQQALIVVPQKKASDEERKLKQNILSQYAEVSDGEGGLDEDDGGYDDDYEDKLLSRNTNAEDVMKLEKLKKESLRQDSAKKKEKDKEDREKQKQLALDRKEKEKKRTQKGEKKR; this is encoded by the exons ATGGCTGCCTCCACAGTCCTTGATTTTGACAAATGGCTCTCGGTTAAATTAAAATCTTTGAACACCGATGAAAGTATATTTGGAGACTACATCAAGGGCATTTTGGAAGGCGAAGAATCTCAAGATGAGAAAATCGAGGCGCTCGAGGGAATCCTGGTGGAAATCTCTACG ACAGATGGCATGACTCAAAATGAGATCTGTCAAGAAATCATAAACCAATGGGAGTTGTGCCgggcggctgctgctgaagGGAAATCCGACGAGGCGGTGAGAACAGCTGTAGATATACAAATTGCAAGAATCATGGAGCAACAAGCCCTCATCGTTGTCCCCCAGAAGAAGGCATCTGATGAAGAAAGGAAGCTGAAGCAAAACATCTTGTCGCAATACGCAGAG GTGTCTGATGGTGAAGGAGGGCTAGACGAAGATGATGGTGGCTATGATGATGATTATGAGGACAAACTTCTTTCTCGTAACACCAATGCTGAGGATGTCATGAAGCTGGAAAAGCTCAAAAAGGAATCCCTGCGCCAGGATTCagccaagaagaaagaaaaggataaAGAAGATCGCGAGAAGCAGAAGCAGCTCGCACTCGATcgaaaggagaaggagaagaaacgtactcaaaagggagaaaagaaacgatGA
- the LOC124314070 gene encoding beta-catenin-like protein 1: MDVGELLSFKPKQNPKRDVADDDKEPEFERPGKKLKQFPTSNVKPNPRSTATYIAPPVVETPEKEELLKLVEQDEGSESLDEASLKRMILNFEKRVLKNQELRVKFPDAPEKFMESELELHEAIQLMHALATVPELYTVGVEQKLIPTLLGLLSHDNADISVAVVNLLQELTDIDTLNESQDEAAILIDALLDQQICALLVHNLERLNEAQTEESDGVHNTLAIVENLTEIRPEVCQQAAQQGLLSWIMKRLKAKLPFDANKLYCSEILSILLQGTPENRQLLGEIDGIDILLQQLAIFKRQDPKTGEEQEMMENLFDCVCSSLIHVPNRDRFLKGEGLQLMNLMLREKKMSRNGSLKVLNHALSGEAGKDNCTKFVDILGLRTIFPLFMKTPHKLKRKGMSAEEYEEHIVSVIASMLKSCRGSQRTRLLTKFTENDHEKTDRLMELHFKYFDKLRVIDAQLQRNDDEEDEDEMYLKRLEGGLFTLQLVDYIMMEVCASGAATIKQRVLHTLNLRGGTVKTIREIMREYAGNLGDGSESEAKEEEKQHILQLLDKF; the protein is encoded by the exons ATGGATGTCGGTGAACTTTTATCTTTCAAG ccaaaacaaaacccaaaacgaGATGTCGCAGATGATGACAAAGAGCCAGAGTTTGAACGTCCTGGAAAGAAACTTAAACAGTTTCCAACCAGTAATGTAAAACCAAACCCAAGATCAACAGCCACATATATTGCTCCTCCAGTTGTTGAAActccagaaaaagaagaattgctCAAATTGGTAGAGCAAGATGAAGGTTCTGAAAGCCTTGATGAAGCCTCCCTAAAGAGAATGAttctaaattttgaaaagcgGGTTCTGAAGAATCAAGAACTACGTGTTAAATTTCCAGATGCGCCTGAGAA gTTTATGGAATCAGAATTGGAATTGCATGAAGCAATTCAACTGATGCATGCACTTGCAACAGTGCCTGAACTATACACAGTAGGTGTTGAACAAAAGCTTATACCAACATTGCTAGGTCTATTGTCACATGACAATGCAGACATTTCTGTCGCTGTGGTCAATTTGCTTCAAGAATTGACTGACATTGATACTCTGAATGAAAGTCAAGATGAAGCTGCAATTCTAATTGATGCACTCCTGGACCAGCAAATCTGTGCCCTCCTAGTCCACAACCTGGAAAGACTAAACGAAGCTCAAACAGAAGAATCTGACGGAGTTCACAATACACTAG CCATTGTGGAAAACTTAACGGAAATTAGGCCTGAAGTGTGTCAACAAGCAGCCCAACAGGGGTTGCTGAGTTGGATAATGAAGCGGCTAAAAGCTAAATTACCATTCGACGCCAACAAACTATATTGCAGCGAAATATTATCCATTTTGCTTCAAGGCACACCAGAAAATCGGCAACTTCTGGGTGAAATCGACGGAATTGATATTTTGCTTCAACAGTTAGCC ATTTTCAAGCGGCAAGATCCAAAAACaggagaagaacaagaaatgaTGGAGAATTTGTTCGATTGTGTTTGTTCCAGTCTGATTCACGTTCCCAACCGCGACAGATTTCTGAAGGGAGAGGGCTTGCAACTTATGAACCTCATGTTGCG agagaaaaaaatgtccagAAATGGCTCGTTAAAGGTTTTGAATCACGCACTTAGTGGTGAGGCCGGTAAAGATAATTGCACCAAATTTGTGGACATCCTCGGCTTAAGGACTATTTTTCCGCTATTCATGAAAACGCCGCATAAACTGAAGAGAAAGGGAATGTCAGCAGAAGAGTATGAAG AACATATCGTCTCGGTGATTGCAAGTATGCTAAAGTCGTGCCGAGGATCACAGCGCACGAGACTACTGACGAAGTTTACAGAAAACGACCACGAAAAAACCGATCGACTGATGGAGTTGCACTTCAAATACTTCGACAAATTACGCGTGATTGACGCTCAACTCCAGCGGAACGACGACGAAGAGGACGAGGACGAAATGTACCTCAAACGGCTGGAAGGTGGACTGTTCACGCTCCAGCTGGTGGACTACATTATGATGGAAGTTTGCGCCTCAGGAGCCGCAACCATCAAGCAGCGCGTTTTGCATACGCTTAATTTGAGAGGAGGCACAGTCAAGACAATTCGTGAAATAATGAGAG AGTACGCAGGAAATCTTGGCGATGGCAGTGAAAGCGaagcgaaagaagaagagaaacaacaCATCCTTCAGCTCTTGGACAAGTTTTAA
- the LOC124314277 gene encoding low molecular weight phosphotyrosine protein phosphatase 1-like: protein MSQPKKSVLFVCLGNICRSPIAEAVFVKQLKDAGKYDDWIVDSAAIGSWHVGKNPDRRAISVLTKHQVPTNHKARQVKKADFSEFDYIFGMDDDNIDDLKSMAPATFKAKIEMLSKYDAGMDADRTIRDPYYDSGEEGFEKCYQQCVRCCTTFLQRFD, encoded by the exons atgtctcAACCCAAGAAATCtgtgttgtttgtttgcctGG GAAATATATGCCGCTCTCCGATAGCAGAAGCAGTTTTTGTAAAGCAACTTAAAGATGCTGGAAAATATGATGATTGGATTGTTGATAGTGCTGCGATTGGCAGTTGGCATGTTGGAAAAAATCCAGACAGACGAGCCATCTCTGTCTTGACCAAACACCAAGTGCCCACCAATCACAAAGCTAGACAG GTAAAAAAAGCAGACTTTTCAGAGTTTGATTACATTTTTGGAATGGATGACGACAACATTGATGACCTCAAATCCATGGCTCCTGCTACTTTCAAAGCCAAAATAGAAATGCTCTCGAAATATGATGCTGGTATGGATGCAGATCGGACAATAAGAGACCCATACTAT gacaGTGGTGAAGAAGGGTTTGAAAAGTGTTACCAACAGTGTGTGAGGTGCTGCACaactttcttgcaacgattcGATTAA
- the LOC124314238 gene encoding uncharacterized protein LOC124314238, translated as MKFVVVLASLSLALTAAVEVNVKSKTESNVEVSDQDVAEWHPRGYFGGYREYWRGRRSVEEVQPEHEASNIEVADQEAIEFRRGYYGGHLGYWRGRRSVEEAKQEEEVSNVEVGDDLNGNESYGSRYYGRPYGHYGRYGHWRGRRSAEEMTSEEDAGTIITDLEINESRRGYYGRGYWRKRRSVDEITPEQDVDVKVDGDLDANEWYGRRYYGYPYSYSRYGYRNGYYW; from the exons ATGAAGTTCGTG GTTGTATTGGCTAGCCTTTCATTGGCACTGACTGCTGCCGTTGAGGTAAATGTAAAATCTAAAACCGAGAGCAACGTGGAAGTGTCTGATCAAGACGTCGCTGAATGGCACCCACGTGGCTATTTTGGTGGATATCGTGAATACTGGCGTGGACGTCGGTCTGTCGAGGAGGTGCAACCGGAACACGAAGCCAGCAACATCGAAGTTGCTGACCAGGAGGCAATCGAGTTCCGTCGCGGCTACTACGGTGGACATCTTGGCTATTGGCGTGGTCGCCGCTCAGTAGAAGAAGCAAAACAGGAAGAAGAGGTCAGCAACGTTGAAGTTGGAGATGACTTGAACGGCAACGAATCGTATGGAAGCCGCTACTACGGCCGTCCTTATGGACACTATGGTCGATACGGACACTGGCGTGGACGTCGTTCCGCAGAAGAGATGACATCAGAAGAAGATGCTGGAACCATTATTACTGACCTGGAAATCAACGAGTCTCGCCGAGGCTATTACGGTCGGGGATATTGGCGTAAACGTCGATCCGTAGATGAAATAACACCGGAACAAGATGTCGATGTTAAAGTTGATGGTGACCTGGACGCTAACGAATGGTACGGCCGTCGTTATTATGGTTATCCTTACAGTTACAGCAGGTACGGATATCGCAATGGATACTATTGGTAA
- the LOC124314259 gene encoding peptide methionine sulfoxide reductase MsrB-like — MDPTSAEFKQDLRQRLTPLQWSVTQEKGTERAFTNKYYKLRDKGTYECISCGRDLFDSTTKYDSGSGWPAFYDVIDPKGVKLTKDASHVGANLLLIIANPGLVRTEVSCSNCRAHLGHLFTDGPKPTGLRYCINSSSLNFRQAADAETESQPTGDKSFSSSSFSFPATQGGCGPLRCGADTSISCSKKVNGTV, encoded by the exons ATGGATCCTACGTCAGCCGAATTCAAGCAAGATCTACGTCAGCGGCTCACTCCGCTCCAGTGGTCAGTCACGCAAGAGAAGGGTACGGAAAG AGCGTTTACCAACAAGTACTACAAGCTACGAGACAAAGGCACTTACGAATGCATTTCGTGCGGTCGGGATCTTTTCGACTCGACGACCAAATACGACTCGGGCTCGGGATGGCCAGCTTTCTATGACGTCATCGATCCGAAAGGGGTCAAACTTACCAAAGACGCCTCTCacg TCGGGGCCAATCTACTTCTTATAATCGCCAATCCAGGTTTGGTGAGGACCGAAGTGAGCTGCTCCAACTGCCGGGCTCATTTAGGACATTTGTTTACCGACGGTCCAAAGCCAACCGGTCTGCGCTATTGCATCAACTCCTCGTCGCTAAATTTCCGCCAAGCGGCCGACGCTGAAACCGAAAGTCAGCCGACGGGTGACAAGTCGTTCAGCTCTAGTTCGTTCAGTTTCCCCGCCACTCAGGGTGGATGCGGTCCGCTTCGGTGCGGTGCGGATACAAGCATCTCCTGTTCTAAGAAAGTGAACGGGACCGTTTGA